A part of Rhinatrema bivittatum chromosome 16, aRhiBiv1.1, whole genome shotgun sequence genomic DNA contains:
- the FAM131B gene encoding protein FAM131B isoform X3 translates to MDSTSSLHGGSLHRTSTEQTRTDFSWDGINLSMEDTTSILPRLKRNSNAYGIGALAKSSFSGISRTMKDRVTKPTAMGSGRVAHMIEWQGWGKPAQPLQQNPHETARMDVDAYSDLSDGEKEARFLAGVMQQFAISEATLMAWSSMEGEEMSVNSNQDTVGAPESDNYQELMENQDNLAQTQSGSWPHSYVSQGLYCLGSSDAWEPSDQSLMTSPAAGSLAGQNFEENQQNLLLQQQQQQQQTLQSTGLVDVWQSQPAPCTTVEPASVQVGVHAEEEQDLPVDKAPLLSQKPSPEEDDAVCRDLEPLSPREEPDRAVLGRKVSDVTSSGVQSFDEEDGESNN, encoded by the exons CAAACGCGGACAGATTTCTCCTGGGATGGGATAAAT CTCTCCATGGAAGATACCACCTCCATCCTCCCCAGGCTCAAACGCAATTCCAACGCTTACGGAATAGGGGCCCTGGCAAAGTCCTCATTCAGTG GAATCTCCCGCACGATGAAAGACCGTGTTACCAAGCCAACGGCCATGGGCTCGGGCCGCGTTGCTCACATGATTGAGTGGCAGGGCTGGGGGAAGCCGGCGCAGCCCCTGCAGCAGAACCCGCACGAGACAGCGCGGATGGACGTGGACGCGTATTCTGACCTCAGCGATGGAGAGAAGGAGGCGCGGTTCCTGGCCG GGGTGATGCAGCAGTTTGCAATCTCAGAGGCGACGCTCATGGCCTGGTCCTCCATGGAGGGAGAGGAGATGAGCGTGAACTCCAACCAGGATACGGTGGGGGCGCCTGAAAGCGACAACTACCAGGAGCTGATGGAGAACCAGG ATAACCTTGCTCAGACTCAGTCTGGCAGCTGGCCCCACTCTTACGTCTCCCAGGGCTTGTACTGCCTGGGCTCCTCCGATGCCTGGGAGCCGAGCGACCAGTCCTTGATGACCTCCCCTGCCGCGGGTTCCCTTGCCGGCCAGAACTTTGAGGAGAACCAGCagaacctcctcctccagcagcagcagcagcagcagcagaccctGCAGAGCACCGGCTTGGTGGACGTGTGGCAGTCCCAGCCCGCGCCTTGCACCACCGTCGAGCCCGCCAGCGTGCAGGTGGGGGTCCACGCCGAGGAGGAGCAGGACCTGCCTGTGGACAAAGCCCCTCTGCTTAGCCAGAAGCCATCCCCGGAGGAGGACGACGCCGTGTGCCGAGACCTGGAGCCGCTGTCGCCGCGCGAGGAGCCCGACCGAGCCGTCCTGGGCCGCAAGGTCTCCGACGTGACCTCGTCCGGCGTGCAGTCCTTTGACGAGGAAGACGGCGAGAGCAACAACTGA